One Calditrichia bacterium DNA window includes the following coding sequences:
- a CDS encoding glycosyltransferase family 4 protein → MINELQLNQRINAAKNLQKNASGKAQAAGNQLPEGQIAYILKGYPRLSEVFITNEIHLLERQGMKLQLFVIKKENEPKTHPVVAKIKAPMHILPKMTSLTNTPFGRWCRENMPAYIAAHRKVVVRRPLRYLKTLTKAVWMCFRYRSETTGKPKKVFFKEFLQAGFVANGLLEAGNVTHLHAHFCHGSTTVAMLASKLTDIPYSFTAHAKDIYLPALNPGDLLQKKIDGAKFVVTCTGANRIHLQKLNRFGTPIFAIRHGLDIGHFAPIRSNENGQKPLILAVGRFVKKKGFEHLVSACKTLKDRGVVFRCHIVGEADAEKPVIANMLKSFELEEDVLLKDAVTQAELRDLYQRADIFALPCQVVENGDRDGIPNVLAEAMAMEMPVVSTPISGIPELVTNGEDGLLVPQRDPVALADALENLLRDGKLRQEIGNAGRRKILRMFDSDVTTEMLKEVFLASMSS, encoded by the coding sequence ATGATTAACGAACTTCAATTAAATCAACGAATTAACGCCGCAAAAAATTTACAGAAAAATGCATCCGGCAAGGCTCAGGCAGCAGGTAACCAGTTGCCAGAAGGACAAATTGCCTACATTTTAAAAGGCTACCCGCGTCTCTCGGAAGTATTTATCACCAACGAAATTCATTTGCTGGAACGCCAGGGAATGAAGCTGCAATTGTTTGTGATTAAAAAAGAAAACGAGCCTAAAACCCATCCGGTGGTGGCAAAAATTAAAGCACCGATGCACATTTTACCCAAAATGACCTCGCTGACCAACACCCCTTTCGGACGATGGTGCAGGGAAAATATGCCCGCTTACATCGCTGCGCATCGCAAAGTTGTGGTGCGCCGTCCGCTGCGATATTTGAAAACGCTCACAAAAGCTGTCTGGATGTGCTTTCGCTATCGCTCCGAAACCACCGGCAAACCGAAAAAAGTGTTTTTTAAGGAATTTTTGCAAGCCGGATTTGTCGCAAACGGATTGTTGGAAGCCGGAAACGTAACGCATTTACACGCCCATTTTTGTCACGGCAGCACCACCGTTGCCATGCTGGCCAGCAAGTTAACGGACATTCCGTACTCCTTTACTGCACACGCGAAGGATATCTATTTGCCGGCATTAAACCCCGGTGATTTGTTGCAGAAAAAAATTGACGGGGCAAAATTTGTTGTGACATGCACCGGTGCGAACCGTATTCATCTGCAAAAACTCAATCGTTTTGGAACGCCAATATTTGCAATTCGCCACGGGCTGGATATCGGGCATTTTGCACCGATTCGCTCCAATGAAAACGGGCAAAAACCCCTGATTCTCGCGGTTGGTCGGTTCGTGAAAAAGAAAGGGTTCGAGCATCTCGTAAGTGCCTGCAAAACCCTCAAAGATCGTGGTGTGGTATTCCGCTGCCATATCGTCGGCGAAGCGGATGCGGAAAAACCTGTCATTGCTAACATGCTGAAATCATTTGAATTGGAAGAAGATGTATTGTTGAAAGATGCCGTAACGCAGGCTGAACTTCGCGATTTATATCAACGTGCTGATATTTTTGCGCTGCCCTGTCAGGTGGTGGAAAACGGCGATCGCGACGGTATCCCGAATGTGCTCGCCGAAGCCATGGCAATGGAAATGCCGGTTGTCAGCACGCCGATTTCCGGCATCCCGGAGCTAGTCACCAATGGCGAAGACGGTTTGCTGGTGCCGCAGCGCGATCCGGTAGCATTGGCAGATGCGCTGGAAAATTTGCTCCGCGACGGTAAGTTGCGGCAGGAAATCGGGAATGCCGGACGCCGCAAAATTTTGCGGATGTTTGATAGCGACGTAACAACAGAAATGCTCAAAGAGGTGTTTCTCGCTTCCATGAGCAGTTGA
- a CDS encoding glycosyltransferase: MKNNYLKQHKLTGILVSGFPRISETFILNELLQLQYQGARFEIFALKPGQKNVHADFQKLYAPLHYLPNRVTISVILQGLLAAFNLGLSRRKKFLRVLGQIWIGGKKERDYTRWQSTWRWLWLCDKLAESGITHLHAHFAHDPASMAHWASQLLDIPFSFTGHAKDIYCYPQELLQQKIHAAQFVVTCTHHNVGNLQDVSQNGTPIHCLYHGIDFDKFQPGNAPKADPPMLISVGRLIEKKGFEYLIEACKFLKNNGLDFSCEIVGDGPLREKLAAQISDAGLRDTVFLRGQLTHSELVPLYQRAAMFVSANFITESGDRDGIPNVIIEAMAMELPVVSTTISGIPEAVANGKTGLLVSEKNSEELAAAIEQLLVDATDRMQMGKAARRRAMALFSLQNNVQKLKELLVA, encoded by the coding sequence ATGAAAAACAATTATTTAAAACAACACAAGCTCACCGGGATTTTAGTGAGCGGTTTCCCGCGAATTTCGGAAACATTTATCCTGAATGAATTGCTGCAATTGCAATATCAGGGTGCGCGATTTGAAATATTCGCATTAAAACCGGGGCAAAAAAATGTGCACGCCGATTTTCAGAAATTATATGCCCCGCTGCACTACCTGCCCAATCGGGTCACCATTTCCGTTATCCTGCAAGGATTGTTGGCCGCTTTCAATTTGGGACTGTCACGCCGCAAAAAATTTCTGCGAGTGCTCGGTCAGATCTGGATTGGCGGTAAAAAAGAGCGCGATTATACCCGCTGGCAAAGTACCTGGCGCTGGCTATGGCTTTGCGATAAATTGGCTGAATCCGGCATAACTCACCTGCATGCGCATTTTGCGCACGACCCCGCATCGATGGCGCATTGGGCAAGCCAGCTACTGGATATCCCTTTCAGCTTCACCGGACATGCAAAAGATATTTATTGCTACCCACAGGAATTGTTGCAACAAAAAATACATGCCGCGCAATTTGTGGTCACTTGCACCCATCACAACGTGGGAAATTTGCAGGATGTTTCCCAAAATGGCACGCCGATCCACTGTCTGTATCACGGTATCGATTTTGACAAATTTCAACCGGGAAATGCGCCAAAAGCGGATCCGCCGATGCTCATTTCCGTCGGTCGCCTGATCGAGAAAAAAGGGTTCGAGTATCTCATCGAAGCATGTAAATTTTTAAAAAATAACGGTTTGGATTTTTCCTGCGAAATCGTTGGTGACGGACCGCTGCGTGAAAAACTGGCTGCGCAAATTAGCGATGCGGGATTGAGAGATACCGTTTTCCTGCGCGGACAATTAACCCACAGCGAACTGGTGCCGCTTTACCAGCGCGCCGCGATGTTCGTTTCCGCCAATTTCATCACCGAAAGCGGCGACCGCGACGGAATTCCCAACGTCATCATCGAGGCAATGGCGATGGAATTGCCGGTGGTATCCACCACAATTTCCGGCATCCCGGAAGCAGTGGCAAACGGCAAAACCGGTTTGCTCGTTTCCGAAAAAAACAGCGAAGAACTGGCTGCCGCCATCGAACAGTTGCTGGTGGATGCAACCGACCGCATGCAAATGGGCAAAGCTGCCCGCCGCCGCGCAATGGCATTATTCAGCCTGCAAAACAACGTTCAAAAACTAAAGGAGTTGTTGGTAGCATGA
- a CDS encoding glycosyltransferase, with amino-acid sequence MTRYSQKRILIYSHDAYGLGNIRRMLSICDQITKSNPNTSIMLLTGSPMIHSMRIPQNVDYVKLPCITRESTEKFSATYWRNIDVDKMIRIRSDLILSAVRSFRPDLIIVDKKPLGVKRELLPTLRFVRNQLPRTKLVLGLRDILDDPKVTVPIWQSHDYYGMIEKYYDQVWIFGSPELFDAAEAYQMPEGVLRKVIYTGYLFKPALLEKNQIVDDLFPDMTKPMALIMVGGGGDGFPVISAYINGIKNGQQNSAYNSLIVTGPEMPAVRREWIQKATATMNNIQVLEYTKNIENYIAAADAVVCMGGYNTTCEVLAYGKKALIIPRVEPVSEQLIRARQLQHLGIVEMLHPADLTPESIIDAVERTFNRPENNNKLAHRLNLNGLQNIGKMTREMLYPNRYTIKPFRCEMNGIYA; translated from the coding sequence ATGACCCGTTATTCCCAAAAACGCATCCTCATCTACTCGCACGATGCCTATGGACTGGGCAATATCCGCCGAATGTTATCCATCTGTGATCAAATAACAAAGTCCAACCCCAACACATCGATCATGCTGCTCACCGGTTCGCCGATGATCCATTCGATGCGCATTCCCCAAAATGTCGATTATGTGAAACTGCCCTGCATCACCCGCGAAAGCACCGAAAAATTTTCTGCAACATACTGGCGGAATATTGATGTCGACAAAATGATTCGCATCCGTTCCGATCTCATTTTGTCTGCTGTGCGCAGCTTTCGCCCGGATTTGATTATCGTTGATAAAAAACCGCTCGGTGTAAAGCGCGAATTGCTGCCCACACTCCGGTTTGTTCGCAACCAATTGCCCCGCACAAAATTGGTGCTTGGGCTGCGCGATATTCTGGACGATCCGAAAGTAACCGTGCCCATTTGGCAATCGCACGACTATTACGGGATGATCGAAAAATATTACGATCAGGTGTGGATTTTCGGGAGCCCGGAGCTGTTCGACGCCGCGGAAGCTTACCAAATGCCGGAAGGTGTGTTGCGAAAAGTTATCTACACCGGTTACCTGTTTAAACCTGCGCTACTTGAAAAAAATCAAATAGTTGACGACCTTTTTCCGGACATGACCAAACCCATGGCGCTAATAATGGTTGGCGGTGGCGGCGATGGTTTTCCGGTGATCAGCGCATACATCAACGGCATTAAAAACGGGCAGCAGAACAGCGCATACAACAGCCTGATTGTCACCGGTCCGGAAATGCCCGCCGTGCGCCGGGAATGGATCCAAAAGGCAACTGCTACAATGAACAACATCCAGGTTTTGGAATACACCAAAAATATAGAAAACTACATCGCAGCAGCAGATGCCGTGGTTTGTATGGGCGGTTACAATACGACCTGCGAAGTGTTGGCTTACGGAAAAAAAGCATTGATTATTCCGCGAGTGGAACCGGTGAGCGAACAACTGATTCGTGCCAGACAACTTCAACATCTGGGCATTGTTGAAATGCTCCATCCGGCAGATTTAACACCTGAGAGCATCATTGACGCTGTGGAACGCACGTTCAATCGACCGGAAAACAACAACAAATTGGCGCACCGGCTGAACCTGAACGGACTGCAAAACATCGGAAAAATGACCCGGGAAATGCTCTACCCCAATCGTTACACGATCAAGCCGTTTCGCTGTGAGATGAACGGGATTTATGCGTAA
- a CDS encoding tetratricopeptide repeat protein: MATNNRKKNSPSASGNFRTEFTLWLSDAKAIPQSMETRLAQLQQFADQLLSETPESDKLDSFREFATTVVDALPQETPEDRIKLQLWVGHAFEKMGGWDEALAAFQRVADLSATAKAGASYSEAHLWIGHLLLMQSKNNEALKAYQQSLSIARNSGLVKSEIEALNGLAYYAFEQGEIADAAYRWEQALELAETENDVSLIAKLKNNLGTAANVRGKWETALALYSECLPLCEKTGDLRGLAETHHNIGMTYADANRHADASLHYQKSLQFAKETGDMRLQALVKLNRVELTIAIGDMKLAEALAKQALRSFLDLDDKLGEADVYKFLGVIYSYRREWEVATAHFKKSIQLTRKFENPLGEAESRWEYARMLFEKGRKSSAKKEFESAMQLFLNLNAEKEVAAIREEIIKLS; this comes from the coding sequence TTGGCAACAAATAATCGCAAAAAAAACAGCCCTTCAGCTTCCGGCAACTTCCGGACTGAATTTACTCTGTGGCTCAGCGATGCCAAAGCAATTCCGCAATCCATGGAAACCCGTTTGGCTCAATTACAACAATTTGCAGATCAACTGTTAAGCGAAACTCCGGAATCTGACAAACTTGACAGCTTCCGCGAATTCGCAACAACAGTGGTGGATGCGCTTCCTCAGGAAACACCCGAAGATCGCATTAAGCTGCAACTTTGGGTGGGTCATGCTTTTGAGAAAATGGGTGGATGGGATGAAGCGTTGGCCGCATTCCAACGGGTTGCCGATCTGAGCGCAACGGCAAAAGCCGGTGCCAGTTATTCTGAAGCGCATTTGTGGATCGGTCATTTATTATTGATGCAATCCAAAAACAACGAAGCGCTGAAAGCTTATCAGCAAAGCTTGTCTATCGCCCGGAATAGCGGGTTGGTAAAATCGGAAATCGAAGCCCTGAACGGATTGGCATACTATGCATTTGAGCAGGGCGAAATTGCCGATGCAGCATATCGTTGGGAGCAGGCGCTGGAATTGGCCGAAACCGAAAATGATGTTTCGTTGATCGCTAAATTGAAAAACAACCTCGGCACCGCTGCAAATGTTCGCGGAAAATGGGAAACAGCACTCGCGCTATATAGCGAATGTTTGCCGCTTTGCGAAAAAACCGGTGATCTGCGTGGCTTGGCTGAAACACATCACAACATCGGGATGACGTATGCGGATGCCAATCGCCATGCCGATGCCAGCCTGCATTATCAAAAAAGTTTGCAGTTCGCCAAAGAAACCGGCGACATGCGGTTGCAGGCGCTGGTAAAATTGAATCGTGTTGAGTTAACCATCGCCATCGGCGATATGAAATTGGCAGAAGCACTCGCCAAACAGGCGCTCCGTTCATTTCTGGATTTGGATGATAAACTCGGCGAAGCGGATGTTTACAAATTCCTCGGCGTTATTTACAGCTATCGCAGGGAATGGGAAGTCGCAACTGCGCATTTCAAAAAGAGTATCCAACTGACCCGCAAATTTGAAAATCCGCTCGGCGAAGCGGAATCACGCTGGGAATACGCACGGATGTTATTTGAAAAAGGCAGAAAAAGTTCAGCAAAAAAAGAATTCGAATCAGCAATGCAACTATTTCTCAATCTCAATGCAGAAAAAGAAGTAGCCGCCATTCGCGAAGAAATTATCAAATTGAGCTAA
- a CDS encoding sigma-54-dependent Fis family transcriptional regulator, with the protein MNFKTLYIGDTEKLSQLKLLNNIANHAMFSSSRKENALAIATREKPDWLLIDFDCVECEPLDFLRQVRSELPDLKMIGLAENPGVNLIMQATRSGINEFVRMSDASQKLADILRDLQHSQTELDRGQAFHRRVKSELDFSNIIGDSEPMQRVFEVLRKVTHRKWVTVLVRGETGTGKELIAKALHYQCFEDFHPFVEINCNALPETLLESELFGYEKGAFTDAKTRKIGLFEAAQNGTIFLDEIGDISPAVQVKLLKALEEKKIRRVGGTEEIPINCRIIAATNKDLQAAIAEGSFRSDLYYRLNVVTIQLPPLRDRGNDIVLIANHFLQQYAKEYDSPIKGFSDDATTMLRSYDWPGNIRELSHTIERIVLLSDGDTVTKTALAEAIESETPLLLTENRTGADIEIDIPENGISFDEIEAIVIRSVLKKNNWNKLKTSQMLRIARTRLDRKIVKYGLSPDGPEDAE; encoded by the coding sequence ATGAATTTTAAAACACTTTATATCGGCGATACGGAAAAGCTTTCACAATTAAAATTGTTGAACAACATTGCCAACCATGCCATGTTTTCATCAAGCCGGAAAGAGAATGCGCTGGCAATAGCAACGCGCGAAAAACCGGATTGGCTGCTCATCGATTTTGATTGTGTAGAATGCGAACCGCTGGATTTTTTGCGGCAAGTGCGATCGGAACTGCCGGATTTAAAAATGATTGGTTTGGCAGAAAATCCCGGCGTAAACCTCATCATGCAAGCCACTCGCAGCGGCATCAATGAATTTGTGCGCATGTCGGATGCATCCCAAAAACTTGCGGATATTTTACGCGATTTGCAACACTCGCAAACGGAGCTGGATCGTGGGCAGGCGTTTCACCGGCGTGTAAAATCGGAGCTGGATTTCAGCAATATTATTGGCGACAGCGAACCGATGCAACGGGTATTCGAGGTGCTTCGCAAGGTTACCCATCGCAAATGGGTGACTGTTTTGGTGCGCGGCGAAACCGGCACAGGAAAAGAACTTATTGCCAAAGCGCTGCACTATCAATGTTTCGAAGATTTTCATCCGTTTGTGGAAATTAACTGCAATGCACTGCCGGAAACGCTATTGGAATCGGAGCTGTTCGGCTATGAAAAAGGAGCATTTACCGACGCCAAAACCCGGAAAATCGGGTTGTTCGAAGCTGCCCAAAACGGTACCATTTTTCTCGATGAAATTGGCGACATTAGCCCTGCCGTGCAGGTGAAACTGCTCAAAGCGTTGGAAGAAAAGAAAATCCGCCGGGTGGGTGGCACAGAAGAAATTCCCATCAACTGCCGCATCATCGCTGCAACCAACAAAGATTTGCAAGCTGCAATTGCCGAAGGCAGCTTCCGCAGCGATTTGTATTACCGGTTAAACGTTGTAACCATCCAATTGCCGCCGCTACGGGATCGCGGCAACGATATCGTGTTAATTGCCAACCATTTTCTGCAACAGTACGCAAAGGAATATGACAGCCCCATTAAAGGATTTTCTGACGACGCAACAACGATGTTGCGCAGCTACGATTGGCCCGGAAACATTCGGGAACTCAGCCATACTATTGAGCGCATCGTGCTGCTCAGCGATGGCGATACCGTTACCAAAACGGCGCTGGCAGAAGCCATCGAATCGGAAACGCCGCTGCTGCTCACGGAAAATCGTACCGGCGCAGATATCGAAATCGATATCCCGGAAAACGGCATCAGTTTTGACGAAATTGAAGCAATCGTCATTCGATCTGTGCTGAAAAAGAATAACTGGAATAAATTGAAAACCAGCCAAATGCTGCGCATCGCACGAACCCGGCTGGATCGCAAAATTGTCAAATACGGCTTGTCGCCGGACGGCCCGGAGGATGCAGAGTGA
- a CDS encoding ABC transporter ATP-binding protein codes for MNPLLDIRSLTTAFVNKNNILTAVDDISFSLNKGETFAVVGESGSGKSITALSILRLVPAPGKIISGEIYFNDQHLLNLSEKQMRNIRGRHIGLILQDSGSALNPVMKVGEQIAEIYRHHFKFDRKKAFSATVDLLAKVKLSNAESLYHAYPHQLSGGMRQRVLIAGAIACKPALVIADEPTSALDASLQSEILALLNDLKREMDLSLLLISHDLAMVSQIADRVAVMQNGKIVEQNTTEKLFTEPEHMYTKKLLNAIPKIEFGVVNSSADKQL; via the coding sequence ATGAATCCGTTGCTCGACATTCGCTCGCTAACAACTGCTTTTGTCAATAAAAACAACATCTTGACGGCTGTTGATGATATCAGTTTTTCGCTAAACAAAGGCGAAACATTTGCCGTGGTCGGAGAATCCGGTAGTGGCAAAAGTATCACTGCGCTTTCCATTTTGCGGTTAGTTCCCGCTCCCGGAAAAATCATTTCCGGTGAAATCTATTTTAACGATCAACATTTGCTGAATCTTTCCGAAAAGCAGATGCGCAACATTCGCGGCAGGCACATTGGATTGATTTTGCAGGACAGCGGTTCTGCGCTTAACCCGGTGATGAAAGTCGGTGAGCAAATCGCGGAAATTTACCGGCACCACTTTAAATTTGATCGAAAAAAGGCGTTTTCTGCAACGGTGGATTTGTTGGCGAAAGTGAAGCTATCCAACGCCGAATCGCTGTATCATGCATATCCGCACCAACTCAGCGGCGGCATGCGCCAGCGCGTGTTGATTGCCGGGGCAATTGCCTGCAAGCCTGCGCTGGTTATTGCAGACGAACCGACATCGGCGCTGGATGCATCGCTGCAAAGCGAAATTTTGGCGCTGCTCAACGATCTGAAGCGCGAAATGGATCTTTCGCTGCTGCTCATTTCGCACGATCTGGCGATGGTTTCGCAAATAGCCGATCGCGTAGCGGTGATGCAAAATGGCAAAATTGTCGAGCAAAATACGACTGAAAAATTATTCACCGAACCAGAGCATATGTATACAAAAAAACTGCTCAACGCCATCCCCAAAATTGAATTTGGCGTAGTAAACAGCAGTGCAGATAAACAATTGTAA
- a CDS encoding ABC transporter permease: MQKYSKNRSFIFGAALLCLMLFGAIAAPLISSFDPNVQTTPSVTRFQSPSAEHWFGADKFGRDVFSRVLHGGRISLFIAAVVVIGAVVIGGSYGAVAGYFGGWVDALFMRIVDALLAFPVIFLTVTCMALFGNGLFWLVAVLIFTGWMDIARLVRAEVHALKQQPFVIRAHASGIPAVSVIFRHLLPNVLKTLQAAIILRTADIIVIESALSFLGLGVQPPTASWGGIMSDGMSALGDAWWLSVFPGMAIFATTLGLNLVGEGMKRA, from the coding sequence ATGCAAAAATATAGCAAAAACCGGTCGTTCATTTTTGGCGCAGCGCTGCTGTGCCTGATGCTTTTTGGGGCGATTGCTGCACCTTTGATCAGCTCATTTGACCCGAATGTGCAAACGACGCCCTCCGTAACCCGGTTTCAATCGCCATCGGCGGAACATTGGTTTGGTGCTGATAAATTCGGTCGCGATGTGTTTTCGCGGGTGCTGCACGGCGGGAGGATTTCGTTGTTTATCGCTGCCGTAGTTGTCATTGGCGCGGTTGTCATCGGCGGTAGTTATGGCGCAGTCGCAGGCTATTTTGGCGGCTGGGTGGATGCACTGTTCATGCGAATTGTGGATGCGCTGCTGGCGTTTCCGGTTATTTTTTTGACGGTCACCTGCATGGCGTTGTTTGGCAACGGGTTGTTTTGGCTTGTCGCTGTGCTCATTTTCACGGGATGGATGGATATTGCCCGGCTGGTTCGCGCCGAAGTTCACGCTTTAAAGCAGCAACCGTTCGTTATCAGGGCGCATGCCAGCGGCATTCCTGCGGTGTCCGTAATTTTCCGGCACTTGCTGCCCAACGTCCTGAAAACACTGCAGGCGGCAATTATTTTACGCACTGCAGATATTATTGTGATCGAATCTGCCCTCAGTTTTTTGGGGCTTGGTGTTCAGCCGCCAACCGCCAGTTGGGGCGGAATTATGAGCGACGGCATGAGCGCACTCGGTGATGCCTGGTGGTTATCAGTTTTCCCGGGAATGGCGATTTTCGCTACAACGCTCGGGCTAAACCTCGTTGGTGAAGGGATGAAACGCGCATGA
- a CDS encoding ABC transporter permease, producing the protein MLAIISVVNFGMFHLSPGDATNRYFAPNTSKQQLAQMRNQLGLNKPLPIQFGIWCKKLIHGDLGYSWSQRRPVADVLTSAIPATLLLTVTALFINFLVGVGLGMVSGIHWESQWGKWIDTIALFVYSIPVFGLGLLSILLFSISLGWLPSGRMIALQTAGMSDWEKLIDGIRHLILPAAVLGLSTAAGTARYVRGNVQHIIQQNYVRAAYAKGLPVNHIYVRHILRNAMLPVITLLGLHLPYLLSGAFIIEVVFAWPGMGRITYDAVFAKDFPVVMAINLIAAILVISGNFLADLLYKWIDPRVEIT; encoded by the coding sequence TTGTTAGCTATTATCAGTGTTGTCAATTTTGGGATGTTCCATTTGTCACCGGGAGACGCCACAAATCGCTATTTTGCCCCTAACACATCCAAACAACAATTAGCTCAAATGCGCAATCAGTTAGGATTGAATAAACCTCTGCCAATTCAATTTGGCATTTGGTGTAAAAAATTAATCCACGGCGATTTGGGTTATTCCTGGTCACAACGTCGCCCTGTTGCTGATGTATTGACATCTGCTATTCCCGCAACCCTGTTGTTAACTGTAACAGCTCTGTTTATTAATTTTTTGGTTGGCGTTGGTTTGGGTATGGTTTCCGGCATCCATTGGGAAAGCCAATGGGGAAAATGGATAGATACTATCGCACTGTTTGTGTATTCCATCCCTGTTTTTGGATTGGGATTACTATCTATCTTGTTGTTTAGTATTAGTTTGGGATGGCTGCCTTCCGGAAGGATGATAGCGTTACAAACCGCCGGAATGTCCGATTGGGAAAAATTGATTGATGGAATACGGCATTTAATATTACCGGCTGCCGTTTTGGGTTTGAGTACGGCTGCTGGAACAGCTCGTTATGTTCGCGGTAATGTGCAACACATCATTCAGCAAAATTATGTTCGGGCAGCTTATGCGAAAGGTTTGCCGGTTAACCACATTTATGTTCGTCATATACTGCGGAATGCAATGCTCCCGGTGATTACCCTACTCGGTTTACATTTGCCGTATTTGCTGAGCGGTGCATTTATCATTGAAGTTGTTTTTGCCTGGCCGGGTATGGGACGCATCACATACGATGCGGTTTTTGCCAAAGATTTTCCTGTTGTAATGGCAATAAACCTGATCGCCGCGATTTTGGTTATTTCGGGAAATTTTTTGGCAGACCTGCTATACAAATGGATTGATCCAAGGGTGGAAATAACATAA